Below is a window of Bacillota bacterium DNA.
TATGAGGAGGGTAAACAGGTCGCTTCAGGTAGTGATGCGAAGAGACCGACGTCCGGAGAGATTCTACTGGAACCAGAAATGGCTTAGAGTGATCTCCATCGTTGACGAGTGGTGTGAGACGGGCGAATGGTGGCGGGGGGAAGGGGAAAGGCATGTTTTCACCGTGCTCACAGATAATCACGGACTATACGAGCTCTGCTGCGATGGGCACGGCGACGCCTGGCGGCTCACGAAGATATTCGACTAAGCAGATCGCCATGAGCGGCCATGAGCGATCGTCATGAGCCCGTGTTGTTCTTCGATGTCTGAGTTCCGCCCAGGGTCGCCTATAGATACCCAAGCCCGAGCCCAGAAACTGTGTTCGGCTTGGATGGCATGCACGCAGAGTGCGCTTACGGTGCGCTTGGAGATCGTTTTGACTTCAACTTCAGCATGCTGTTTCCCTGAAAAGGCCGTTTGAGATAGCTCTACCCCGTTTACGTAACGTCGTCGTTGCTTTCTATAAACGATGGCGAAATCCTAGGACGACATGATCTCAGATACAGTCTGCTGATGGAGCCTGGATCGCCATGGGGAAGTTCGTGCATCTCCACGTGCATTCGCATTTTTCATTCCTCGATGGCGCATCGAGCGTCGAGTCTATAGTGAAAAACGCGGCGGAGCTCGGCATGGAGGCCGTTGCCATAACAGACCACGATAATCTTTGTGCGGCGGCAAGGCTAACCCGAGCTGCGCAGCGGCATGGGATAAAACCAATCCATGGCGCCGAGGTCACGCTCGAGGATGGGAGTCACCTGGTGCTCCTGGCAGAAGATCCCGAGGGCTACTCCAACATCTGTGCGATCCTTACCGAGGCTCATATGTCGAGAGATTGGGAAAGGGCCCTCGTGGGCGACGGCATGACGCCGTTATCTGGGGAGCGGGCCGTGACGGAGTTCACAAAACGACGCCTCGCACCAAGGGCGTCCCTGTCTTTGCTTGAAGAGCATCATAAAGGGATCATAGCGCTTTCCGGGTGCCTTGCGCGGGGGGCCATCCCAGTCCTCGTTCGCACGGGCAAATACAGCCAGGCCCTTGAACTCACTAGGCGTCTCGCGGGGATTTTCGGGCGACCTGGATTCTACATCGAACTTCAGAACCTCGCTCTCCCGGGAAGCGACCAGCTCATCTCACGTCTTGTCGAGCTTGCCGACAGGGTGGGGGTCAGGGTTGTGGCGACCAATGATGTCCACTACTGCAAGAAATCTGAGTTTGCGGTCCACGATGTCCTCACCTGTATCCGCACGCTGACGCGCCTCGACGACGTTCATCCCGAACGAAAGCTCAACGCCGAGAACTACTTGAAATCCGTTGACGAAATGATCGCCCTCTTTCATCGCTATCCGGATGCGATAGCGACCGCCGCAGAGGTTGCCGATAGGTGTTCACCCGGGCTTTTGCTAGACCAGAAGCTCTTCCCGGATTTCGCCCCTCCACGAGGAGCGGGGACGTCCGCCGAGTATCTTCGGCACCTTGTATACGAGGGAGCCTCGTCGCGCTACGGCATCATCAACCCTGCGGTAAAGTCCAGGCTCGACCATGAGCTCGAGATCATATGTACCCTTGGATACGAGGACTATTTCCTCATGGTATGGGATGTGGTGAACTTCGCGCGACAAGAAGGGATCAGGTTCTCGGGCAGGGGTTCGGCCGCGGACTCTGCCGTGGCGTATTGCCTCTTCATAACGAGCGTGGATCCGATCTCCCGAGGCCTTCTTTTTGAGAGATTCCTCAGTCTCGAGCGGGCGCAGAAGCCTGACATCGACATCGATTTCGATGCCAGGAGACGAGATGAGGTGCGGCACTATCTCCAACGCAAATACGGTCCCGAGCGCGTGGCCACGGTGTGCACCTTTAATACGTTTCAGGCTAGGTCTGCCGTGCGCGATGTAGGGAAGGCCATGGGGTTTCCCCCGGAAGACATAGACATGCTGGCCAAGCGCCTCCCTTACATATGCGCGGATGAGATCAGGTCGGCTCTCGAGAAGTACCCTGAGCTTCGTGGAAGCGGTATCCCAGTCGAGAAGTACTCTTGTTTGTTCGAAATATGCGAGGCACTGGCAGGTGTGCCCCGTCACATCGGGACCCATCTGGGCGGGGTGGTGGCAAGCCGCGTGCCCCTCGTGAGACTGACCCCGCTGCAAATGGCAGCGCGCGGCGTGGTCATCACCCAGTTTGACAAGGACGACGTAGAGGAGATCGGCTTGATTAAGCTCGATCTTCTATCTCTTCGCATGCTCGCGGCGGTGGAGGACTCCGTGAGCCTGAGTGGCGTCGACTACCAACGCATCCCCCTCGAGGATAGTGCCACATACGAGATGCTGAACGCAGGAGAAACCATAGGCGCTTTCCAGCTGGAAAGCCCCGCGCAGCGAGCCCTCCAAGGGCGCCTTGGCGCGAGCACCATCGAGGATATCGTGGCAAGCGTGGCGCTCATCCGGCCCGGTCCCGTGCAGGGGAATATGGTGGAGCCGTTCGTGGCGAGGAGGCGAGGGCTTGAGGAGGTGACCTACGCCCATCCCGGCCTTGAGAAGATTCTTAAGAAGACGTATGGCGTGGTGCTCTACCAGGAGCAGGTGATCGAGATCGCGACGGCCATAGCCGGTTTTACACCGGGAGAATCCGATCGCTTGCGAAAGGTGATGACCCATTACCGCTCTAGAGCGGAAATGGATGAGATAGGAAGGGAATTCGTGAAAAAGGCGATGGAACATGGGACCTCCCGAGAAGTCGCCGAGACTGTGCTGTCATACATAGTTGCCTACGCCGGTTATGGCTTCTGTGAAGCTCACGCGGCGGCTTTTGCGGATACAGCCTACAAGACGTCGTACCTGTTGCGCCATTTTCCTGTGGAATTCTACACGGCCGTCCTAAACAATCAGCCCATGGGCTTTTACCCGCCGAACACCATATGTGTGGAAGCCAGGCGACGCGGGATCAGGATCTTGCCGGTTGACATAAACAAGAGCGCCGAGAGGTTCACGATCGAGGACGGCGCAATACGCGTGGGGCTTCTCAGAGTACGGGGTATGAGCGAGGAGACGGCAGCAAGGATAATTGCACGCAGGGGACTGCGGGGGTATTCCTCCGTTGAGGATTTCTTCGCGCGGGTGCCACTAGACCGAGACCTCCTCGAAAACCTGGTCCTCTGCGGCGCATTCGATTCCCTGTGCCCTAACCGCAGGGCTGTGCTTTGGGGGATCTCCCGGCTCTTGCAGGGGTCGGGAGGAATCGGTGACAGTGTCCTGAACCTCGAAGACTGTGGCCTTTCAGATATCGCAACTGATGGCACTGACAGCGCCATAGCCGGCGCTCACGGCGATGCTGATGCCAGTGATTGTTTTGGCGTCCGTCGTACATCAGATGCCTGGGTGCGGAACCAGCGTGCCCAAAGCGGCCGCTCTTTGTGCGAGCTCTGGGACATACCTGACTTTTCCGAGGTCGAGAAATTCAAGCACGAGTTCTACATACTGGGCCTTCATCCTACAAGGCACCCAATGGAGTTTTATCGGGATAGCCTGGCGAAAAAGGGGGTGCTCACGGCCGCCGCTGCGAAGAAGATGGATTCCGGCGCGAGCGTACGAGTTGCTGGAGTGGTGGTCAGGCCGCATCGTCCCCCAACCCGAAGCGGGAGGGTCGTGGTTTTTTTCTCGCTCGAAGACGAAACAGGCCTCATAGACGTAACCGTGTTCGAAGGCGTGTATAGGCGCTGTGGAGGCGCGATGTTCACAAGCCCGATCCTC
It encodes the following:
- a CDS encoding DNA polymerase III subunit alpha encodes the protein MGKFVHLHVHSHFSFLDGASSVESIVKNAAELGMEAVAITDHDNLCAAARLTRAAQRHGIKPIHGAEVTLEDGSHLVLLAEDPEGYSNICAILTEAHMSRDWERALVGDGMTPLSGERAVTEFTKRRLAPRASLSLLEEHHKGIIALSGCLARGAIPVLVRTGKYSQALELTRRLAGIFGRPGFYIELQNLALPGSDQLISRLVELADRVGVRVVATNDVHYCKKSEFAVHDVLTCIRTLTRLDDVHPERKLNAENYLKSVDEMIALFHRYPDAIATAAEVADRCSPGLLLDQKLFPDFAPPRGAGTSAEYLRHLVYEGASSRYGIINPAVKSRLDHELEIICTLGYEDYFLMVWDVVNFARQEGIRFSGRGSAADSAVAYCLFITSVDPISRGLLFERFLSLERAQKPDIDIDFDARRRDEVRHYLQRKYGPERVATVCTFNTFQARSAVRDVGKAMGFPPEDIDMLAKRLPYICADEIRSALEKYPELRGSGIPVEKYSCLFEICEALAGVPRHIGTHLGGVVASRVPLVRLTPLQMAARGVVITQFDKDDVEEIGLIKLDLLSLRMLAAVEDSVSLSGVDYQRIPLEDSATYEMLNAGETIGAFQLESPAQRALQGRLGASTIEDIVASVALIRPGPVQGNMVEPFVARRRGLEEVTYAHPGLEKILKKTYGVVLYQEQVIEIATAIAGFTPGESDRLRKVMTHYRSRAEMDEIGREFVKKAMEHGTSREVAETVLSYIVAYAGYGFCEAHAAAFADTAYKTSYLLRHFPVEFYTAVLNNQPMGFYPPNTICVEARRRGIRILPVDINKSAERFTIEDGAIRVGLLRVRGMSEETAARIIARRGLRGYSSVEDFFARVPLDRDLLENLVLCGAFDSLCPNRRAVLWGISRLLQGSGGIGDSVLNLEDCGLSDIATDGTDSAIAGAHGDADASDCFGVRRTSDAWVRNQRAQSGRSLCELWDIPDFSEVEKFKHEFYILGLHPTRHPMEFYRDSLAKKGVLTAAAAKKMDSGASVRVAGVVVRPHRPPTRSGRVVVFFSLEDETGLIDVTVFEGVYRRCGGAMFTSPILVVEGRVERRGNAVSVTCRRVRKDLLSSY